The following coding sequences are from one Coffea arabica cultivar ET-39 chromosome 11e, Coffea Arabica ET-39 HiFi, whole genome shotgun sequence window:
- the LOC140021575 gene encoding CRS2-associated factor 2, chloroplastic-like — MAFLTTLAGSHNLFSNLPTSAPPASRPNQSPPPPQPPIPIPKYPPPLKSRNSKPHQKPSPKPHQKNPTFKTPHRNTKYYKPIKHGQVISADGDRSVIVGENGVSYRLPGAPFEFQFSYSETPKAQPLAIREPAFLPFAPPTMARPWTGKAPLKKAKRNIKLVEPSDGRVRRNDDNVAKHYEMLKAYELGKYKVRPREEVLGKPLTRDEIRELLKPCISSNRQVNLGRDGLTHNMLELIHTHWRRGPVCKVRCLGVPTVDMDNVCRCLEEKTGGRIIHRVGGVVYIFSGRHYNHSTRPQYPVMLWKPATPVYPKLIQEAPEGLTKEEADKLRMKGKNLLPICKLAKNGVYVSLVRDVRHAFEGCELVKIDCKGMHASDYKKIGAKLKELVPSILLSFDDEQILMWRGKDWKSMYRNDASGLRSAFHGIANGMTSSDSGSSDLHKSDGKMVNSSPKMMSLWQKAIGSGKALLLDEIELGPDELLEKVEEFASISQVKEHSYPALIATNGVAIDPDGDTEDEAYGEDETGPDSFDDSFEAIESSVPLGSLPIDAITENFSDPDEYF; from the exons ATGGCATTTCTGACTACATTAGCAGGCAGCCACAACCTCTTTTCAAACTTACCAACCAGCGCGCCACCAGCGTCACGCCCTAATCAATCCCCACCGCCACCACAGCCTCCCATCCCGATTCCCAAATACCCACCTCCATTAAAATCCAGAAACTCCAAACCCCACCAAAAACCTTCCCCTAAACCCCACCAAAAGAACCCAACTTTCAAGACCCCTCACAGGAACaccaagtactacaagcccatCAAGCATGGCCAAGTCATCTCCGCCGACGGCGACCGCTCCGTCATTGTCGGCGAAAATGGTGTATCTTATCGTCTTCCTGGAGCTCCATTTGAGTTCCAATTCAGTTACTCTGAGACCCCAAAGGCTCAGCCTTTAGCAATTCGAGAGCCGGCTTTTTTGCCTTTTGCCCCGCCCACCATGGCGCGACCTTGGACTGGGAAAGCCCCATTGAAGAAGGCCAAGAGGAATATTAAGCTTGTTGAGCCATCGGATGGACGAGTGAGAAGAAATGATGATAATGTAGCTAAGCATTATGAGATGTTGAAGGCTTATGAGCTGGGGAAGTACAAAGTCAGGCCTAGAGAAGAGGTTTTGGGAAAGCCATTGACGAGGGACGAAATTAGAGAGCTTTTGAAGCCTTGCATTTCCAGCAACAGACAGGTTAATTTAG GTCGGGACGGCCTCACGCATAACATGTTGGAGTTGATACATACACATTGGAGAAGGGGACCTGTTTGTAAAGTTCGGTGTTTAGGTGTTCCAACTGTTGACATGGACAATGTGTGCCGTTGTCTCGAG GAGAAAACTGGTGGAAGAATCATACACCGTGTCGGTGGTGTGGTTTACATTTTCAGTGGCAGACACTATAACCACAGTACCCGTCCTCAATACCCAGTGATGCTATGGAAACCAGCCACACCTGTTTACCCAAAACTCATACAAGAAGCACCAGAAGGTTTGACAAAAGAAGAAGCTGATAAATTGCGAATGAAGGGGAAAAATTTACTCCCAATATGTAAATTAG CAAAAAATGGGGTTTATGTTTCCCTGGTGAGGGATGTCAGACATGCTTTTGAAGGATGTGAATTAGTGAAGATTGACTGCAAGGGTATGCATGCAAGTGATTACAAGAAGATTGGTGCTAAATTGAAG GAATTGGTTCCCAGCATCCTGTTATCCTTTGATGATGAACAGATATTGATGTGGAGGGGGAAAGACTGGAAATCAATGTACAGAAATGATGCTTCAGGTCTTAGATCTGCTTTCCATGGTATAGCAAATGGCATGACTTCTTCAG ATTCTGGAAGTTCTGATCTTCACAAGTCCGATGGTAAAATGGTGAACTCAAGCCCTAAAATGATGTCCTTGTGGCAAAAGGCAATTGGATCGGGCAAGGCATTATTGCTAGATGAGATTGAGCTTGGTCCGGATGAGCTTTTGGAGAAAGTAGAGGAATTTGCGAGTATTTCACAGGTGAAAGAGCACTCATATCCAGCCTTGATCGCGACTAATGGAGTTGCTATTGATCCAGATGGTGATACAGAGGATGAAGCCTATGGTGAAGATGAGACGGGTCCAGACAGTTTTGACGACTCATTTGAAGCAATAGAATCGTCAGTTCCATTAGGATCATTACCCATTGATGCAATTACAGAGAATTTCAGCGACCCTGACGAATACTTTTGA